CGCTGAGTGCCCCCATGGCAGTCGAAGACGCGGCGTTCCTGCGATCCCTGGACAACTTCGGCGGCACCATGGTGCAGGGAAACGACGCGCAGCTCCTGGAGAACGGCGACGGCGTCTTCCCGGCCATGCTGCGGGACATCGCCGAGGCGCGCTCCACCGTCAATCTGGAGACTTACATCTACATGGACGATGAGGCCGGCAGGCTGTTCGCCGATGCGCTGATGGCGGCGAGCCGGCGCGGGGTGCAGGTCCGGCTGATGCCCGACGCCCAGGGAAGCAAGCTGGGCAAGCTGCGCGACGAGCTGCTCGCGGCAGGTGTCATCTGCAAGGACTACCGGCCGGCGCGGAGCCACGCTTATTACGGGCGCCGCACCCACCGCAAGCTGCTGGTGGTCGACGGGAGGATCGGCTATGCGGGCGGCTTCTGCATCGACCGGCGCTGGATGGGAAAAGCCCGGAACAAGGCGGAATGGCACGACAGCACCGCCCGCATCACCGGCCCGGTAGTTTCCCAGATGCAGGCGATCTTCGGGGAAGACTGGACCTACACCACCGGTGAGATCCTGGCCGGGGAGCGCTTCTATCCGAAGCTCGAGCCAGCCGGCGCCATGACGGCCCACGCCATGAAGGCTTCCAAAGGCGATGCCTCGTCGCTCCCGAAGATGCTCTACTTCATGGCGATCGAGTCCTCCCGCAAGAGCATCCACATCCAGAACTCCTATTTCCTTCCCGACGACCAGATCCGCGCTGCGCTCATCGCGGCGGCACGGCGCGGCGTCGAGGTCAAGGTGATGGTCCCCGGGC
The Candidatus Polarisedimenticolia bacterium DNA segment above includes these coding regions:
- a CDS encoding phospholipase D-like domain-containing protein, which encodes MCLVAALFLGGCSTLHPEQRSTYALSAPMAVEDAAFLRSLDNFGGTMVQGNDAQLLENGDGVFPAMLRDIAEARSTVNLETYIYMDDEAGRLFADALMAASRRGVQVRLMPDAQGSKLGKLRDELLAAGVICKDYRPARSHAYYGRRTHRKLLVVDGRIGYAGGFCIDRRWMGKARNKAEWHDSTARITGPVVSQMQAIFGEDWTYTTGEILAGERFYPKLEPAGAMTAHAMKASKGDASSLPKMLYFMAIESSRKSIHIQNSYFLPDDQIRAALIAAARRGVEVKVMVPGPNTDVPPVRMASRHDYGELLQGGVRIFEYQPTMIHSKTLVVDSLFSTIGSINLDARSMSKNAEDGVSLYDRRFAASVEAMFQRDLKVCHEITFDAWKHRGFTARFFETFSSWFEPLY